The proteins below are encoded in one region of Phaseolus vulgaris cultivar G19833 chromosome 1, P. vulgaris v2.0, whole genome shotgun sequence:
- the LOC137814653 gene encoding fasciclin-like arabinogalactan protein 16, with the protein MDSPSIYGVTHIFTLFIVFLLPFPSLSAFPHNSSTTPQVNSNSILVALLDSHYTELAELVDKALLLQQLEDAVGNHNITVFAPRNQALERDLDPEFKRFLLEPRNLRSLQTLLMSHILPTRISSRHWPAADRRHATLGNHHHLHLATKPSGQMTVDAAEILRADDIVRPDGVIHGIERLLVPRSVQEDFNRRRNLAAISAVIPEGAPEIDPRTHRLKKSAPVPAGAPPVLPIYDAMAPGPSIAPAPAPGPGGAKHHYNGERQVKDFIHTLLHYGGYNEMADILVNLTSLATEMGRLVSEGYVLTVLAPNDEAMAKLTTDQLSEPGAPEQIMYYHIIPEYQTEESMYNAVRRFGKVSYDTLRLPHKVLAQESDGSVKFGHGDSSAYLFDPDIHTDGRISVQGIDGVLFPPEELEERTRRTTPLVKVAAKPRRGKLMEVACSMLGAFGQVCQ; encoded by the coding sequence ATGGATTCCCCTTCCATCTATGGCGTCACCCACATCTTCACCCTCTTCATCGTCTTCCTTCTACCATTCCCTTCCCTCTCCGCATTCCCTCACAACTCTTCAACCACCCCTCAGGTTAACTCCAACTCCATCCTCGTTGCGCTTCTCGATTCCCATTACACCGAACTAGCCGAGCTCGTCGACAAAGCACTTCTTCTCCAGCAACTTGAAGATGCCGTCGGCAACCACAACATCACCGTCTTCGCGCCGCGAAACCAGGCCCTCGAACGCGACCTCGACCCCGAGTTCAAGCGCTTCCTCCTTGAGCCCCGCAATCTCCGCTCCCTTCAGACGCTCCTCATGTCCCACATTCTCCCCACGCGAATCTCCTCTCGCCACTGGCCCGCCGCCGACCGCCGCCACGCCACGCTCGGAAACCACCACCACTTGCATTTGGCCACCAAGCCCTCCGGTCAGATGACTGTCGACGCCGCCGAGATCCTCCGCGCTGACGACATCGTCCGTCCCGACGGCGTCATCCACGGCATTGAGCGTCTCCTAGTTCCCCGATCCGTCCAGGAGGACTTCAACCGCCGTCGAAACCTCGCCGCTATCTCCGCCGTCATCCCGGAGGGCGCGCCGGAAATCGATCCCCGCACCCACCGCCTCAAGAAGTCCGCCCCCGTCCCCGCCGGCGCCCCACCCGTGCTTCCAATCTACGACGCCATGGCGCCGGGACCGTCCATCGCGCCAGCACCTGCTCCAGGACCCGGAGGTGCGAAGCACCACTATAACGGCGAGCGGCAGGTGAAGGACTTCATCCACACGCTCTTGCATTACGGAGGGTACAACGAAATGGCCGATATTCTCGTTAACCTAACGTCTCTGGCCACCGAAATGGGAAGGCTCGTTTCGGAGGGTTATGTTCTGACCGTTTTGGCCCCAAACGACGAAGCCATGGCGAAGTTAACGACGGATCAGTTGAGCGAACCTGGCGCGCCGGAGCAGATTATGTACTATCACATTATTCCCGAGTACCAAACCGAAGAGAGTATGTACAATGCCGTTAGAAGGTTCGGTAAGGTCAGTTACGATACGCTGCGCTTACCCCATAAGGTTCTCGCTCAGGAGTCTGACGGTTCCGTTAAATTCGGGCACGGCGATTCCTCCGCTTACTTGTTCGATCCTGATATTCACACCGATGGAAGGATCTCCGTCCAGGGAATTGACGGCGTTCTTTTCCCCCCGGAGGAATTGGAAGAACGCACCCGCCGCACCACTCCACTTGTCAAGGTTGCCGCTAAACCAAGGAGAG